One genomic region from Jilunia laotingensis encodes:
- a CDS encoding hybrid sensor histidine kinase/response regulator transcription factor: MKKYFFPLLLIALIVGNLPLRGQGNYSFTHINGENGLSASNVKVILQDSYGFMWFGTKNGLNRYDGTSILQLDCDDLKAGKGNHNIGALYEDKDRNLWVGTDRGIYIYNPANDVFTFVDNRSSDGVAPENWVQEIIGDSNGNIWVLIPDQGLFRFYDEKMDYYPITDKSNLKTETPTCICKSPQGDIWLGSSGVGLFCYNPRTNQFEQRLTDANGQSLASMSITSICFQGDQLIIAMQDGELQKYDPRSNRISKILFTPEEQTYLRDIVCIGDEIWVGTHHGLFIINEKKQQVEHLKEDLMRSFSLSDNTIYYIYRDHEGGMWIGTMFGGVNYLPRHQMAFEKYVPGSDANSLNSKRIRGLAEDANGNIWVGTENSGINILNPRTGKVRHALHSNPKHQVTLCMKSFGGDIYTGFFKQGVDRFTLPGEQVQNICNPVEGTDNSVYSFFQDSKGQQWVGFGWGLYVKQPGEQQYKRIDNTGFDWIFDIMEARDGTIWLASMGNGIWKHDPEKNTFRNYSYVEGEPNGLTSNSISSIMQDSKGNVWFSTDRGGICRYNEKEDNFTSFGTREGLPDDVAYNILEDERGNLWFGTNKGLVRFNPADGNIRVFTTKDGLLGNQFNYHSALKASDGRFYFGGIDGLIAFDPNVEEESRDLPPIYISRFSIYNKEVTVHSPDSPLKQCITHTDKITLPYDQANLSFDVALLSYATTETNEYSYRMDPIDKDWIPAASSQNISYAKLPPGDYTFRVRATHNGAPGKQASRSLSIVILPPWWQSTIAYIVYVLIITLILAGWFLWYKRRKEKEMHEQQKLFAIEKEKELYESKVEFFTEIAHEIRTPLTLINSPLEAIEEIGVQDSRIKKYLRVMGQNTKRLLELTTQLLDFQKIGANKLTMKFESVDITAMLEEIMDRFEAAITLNKKELLRNLPEEDIWAAVDKEAITKIMSNLLNNALKYARQSILVELSKDNESFTIRVTSDGEKISPETGCRIFEPFYQIDKKEGGSNGFGIGLPLARSLAALHKGTLTLDESVGQEGNSFVLNIPLNKEGIQLDNQLKLEKDGIVLEEETAVSGNLRSYTLLLVEDNEAMCDFISERLRESFTVETAPNGEKALEILRSNHIDLIISDIMMPVMNGYELCRAVKSDLDLSHIPVIFLTAKNDLNSKINGLKQGAEAYVEKPFSFNYLKEQVLSLLDNRRREREAFSKRPFFTVDNMQMNKSDEEFMNKVIGIIEENITDDNFGVERMAEILCMSRSSLLRKIKTLFNLSPVDFIRLIKLKKAAELIQEGKHRIGDICYLVGINSSSYFSKIFLKQFGMTPKDFEKQCQNGAQIILTTKKEEGKTL, translated from the coding sequence ATGAAAAAGTATTTTTTCCCCCTCTTGCTTATCGCCCTGATAGTTGGTAATCTCCCTCTCAGGGGACAAGGCAATTACTCTTTCACACATATCAACGGAGAAAATGGTCTCTCGGCAAGCAATGTCAAAGTGATTTTGCAGGACAGTTACGGTTTCATGTGGTTCGGCACCAAGAACGGCTTGAACCGGTATGACGGTACCTCCATTCTCCAACTGGATTGTGACGACCTGAAAGCAGGCAAAGGCAACCATAATATCGGTGCTTTATATGAAGACAAAGACCGTAATCTGTGGGTAGGTACCGATCGAGGAATCTACATCTACAACCCGGCAAATGATGTTTTTACTTTCGTCGATAACCGCAGTTCGGATGGTGTTGCACCCGAAAACTGGGTACAGGAAATCATCGGTGACTCTAATGGAAACATCTGGGTACTGATTCCTGATCAAGGATTATTCCGCTTCTACGATGAAAAAATGGATTATTACCCCATAACCGATAAAAGCAATCTCAAGACCGAGACTCCGACTTGCATCTGCAAAAGTCCTCAAGGAGACATCTGGCTAGGCAGTTCCGGAGTGGGATTATTCTGTTACAACCCCCGTACCAACCAGTTCGAACAACGATTAACAGACGCCAACGGACAATCACTGGCGAGTATGTCCATCACAAGTATCTGCTTTCAAGGCGATCAGTTAATCATTGCCATGCAGGATGGAGAGCTGCAAAAATATGATCCCCGTTCCAACCGGATAAGCAAGATCCTTTTCACACCCGAAGAGCAGACCTATCTGCGTGACATAGTGTGTATCGGTGACGAAATTTGGGTAGGAACCCATCACGGGTTGTTCATCATTAATGAAAAGAAGCAGCAAGTCGAACACCTGAAAGAAGACCTTATGCGCTCGTTCAGCCTCTCCGACAATACCATTTATTACATTTACCGTGATCATGAAGGAGGCATGTGGATAGGTACCATGTTCGGTGGGGTAAACTATTTGCCTCGTCATCAAATGGCATTCGAGAAATACGTACCGGGCAGTGATGCAAACTCGCTCAACAGTAAACGAATCCGCGGGTTGGCGGAAGATGCCAACGGAAATATCTGGGTAGGTACGGAAAACTCCGGCATTAACATTCTAAATCCGCGTACGGGAAAAGTTAGGCACGCCCTTCATTCCAACCCCAAGCATCAAGTCACACTTTGCATGAAAAGCTTCGGAGGAGACATCTATACAGGATTTTTTAAACAAGGGGTCGATAGGTTCACCCTGCCTGGCGAACAGGTACAAAACATTTGCAACCCGGTTGAAGGTACTGACAACAGTGTCTATTCTTTCTTTCAAGACAGCAAGGGGCAACAATGGGTCGGATTCGGTTGGGGACTGTATGTAAAGCAACCCGGAGAACAACAATATAAACGCATCGACAACACAGGTTTCGACTGGATATTCGACATTATGGAAGCCCGTGACGGTACTATCTGGCTGGCATCCATGGGCAACGGCATCTGGAAACACGACCCGGAAAAGAATACTTTCCGCAACTATAGCTACGTGGAAGGAGAGCCGAACGGCCTTACCTCCAACTCTATCAGTTCCATCATGCAGGACAGCAAAGGCAACGTCTGGTTCTCAACCGACCGTGGCGGCATCTGCCGATATAATGAGAAAGAGGATAACTTTACCTCATTCGGTACGCGCGAAGGATTGCCGGATGACGTGGCTTACAACATACTTGAAGACGAACGAGGTAATCTCTGGTTCGGAACCAACAAAGGCTTAGTCCGTTTTAATCCTGCGGACGGCAACATTCGTGTCTTCACCACCAAAGACGGATTGCTAGGCAACCAGTTCAATTACCATTCAGCTTTAAAAGCCAGTGACGGACGTTTCTATTTCGGAGGAATAGACGGACTCATCGCTTTCGATCCCAATGTAGAAGAGGAGAGCCGCGACCTGCCCCCTATCTACATCTCCCGTTTCAGTATATATAATAAGGAAGTAACTGTACATTCACCGGATTCTCCGTTAAAGCAATGTATCACACATACAGATAAGATTACCTTGCCTTATGACCAGGCCAATCTCAGTTTCGACGTTGCTTTGCTGAGTTACGCAACCACGGAAACCAATGAATACAGTTATCGGATGGACCCTATCGATAAAGACTGGATTCCGGCAGCAAGCAGCCAGAACATCTCTTACGCCAAACTCCCACCGGGGGATTACACCTTCCGCGTACGTGCCACTCATAATGGCGCTCCGGGTAAACAGGCCAGCCGCTCACTGTCCATCGTAATTCTCCCACCCTGGTGGCAATCTACAATAGCGTACATTGTCTATGTTTTGATTATTACCCTCATCTTGGCCGGATGGTTCCTATGGTACAAACGACGCAAGGAAAAGGAGATGCACGAACAACAAAAACTCTTTGCCATAGAGAAAGAAAAAGAACTTTACGAATCGAAGGTAGAATTCTTCACGGAGATAGCTCATGAGATACGTACTCCGCTGACATTGATCAACAGCCCTTTGGAAGCTATTGAGGAGATCGGAGTGCAAGACTCACGTATCAAGAAATACCTTCGGGTAATGGGACAAAACACGAAACGCTTATTAGAACTGACTACTCAATTGCTCGACTTTCAGAAAATAGGTGCCAACAAACTGACCATGAAGTTCGAAAGCGTAGACATCACTGCCATGCTTGAAGAGATTATGGATCGTTTCGAAGCTGCCATCACACTAAATAAAAAGGAGTTGCTACGCAATCTACCGGAAGAAGATATCTGGGCGGCAGTAGACAAAGAAGCGATAACCAAAATCATGAGCAACCTTTTAAACAACGCCTTGAAGTATGCCCGGCAGTCTATACTGGTTGAACTCAGTAAAGACAATGAATCCTTCACCATCCGGGTAACCAGCGATGGAGAGAAAATATCTCCGGAAACAGGGTGTCGCATATTCGAACCTTTCTACCAAATAGATAAAAAAGAAGGAGGCAGCAACGGATTCGGCATCGGCCTGCCTCTGGCACGTTCATTGGCGGCACTACATAAAGGAACACTTACGCTAGACGAATCAGTCGGTCAGGAAGGCAATTCATTTGTACTGAACATACCACTTAACAAAGAGGGTATCCAGCTGGACAATCAATTGAAACTCGAAAAAGACGGCATCGTATTGGAAGAGGAAACGGCTGTATCAGGGAACCTTCGCAGCTATACACTGCTTTTAGTAGAAGATAATGAAGCCATGTGCGACTTTATCAGCGAACGCCTGCGCGAATCTTTCACCGTAGAGACCGCTCCGAATGGAGAAAAGGCTCTCGAAATTTTACGTAGCAATCATATCGACCTAATCATCTCGGATATCATGATGCCGGTGATGAATGGATATGAGCTGTGTCGTGCCGTGAAATCCGATCTCGATCTGTCACATATCCCCGTTATTTTCCTTACGGCAAAGAACGACTTGAACAGCAAAATCAACGGATTGAAGCAGGGAGCCGAAGCCTATGTCGAGAAACCTTTCTCGTTCAACTACCTGAAAGAGCAAGTGCTTTCACTGCTTGACAACCGCAGGCGTGAACGCGAAGCATTCTCCAAACGGCCGTTCTTCACAGTAGACAACATGCAGATGAATAAATCCGATGAGGAATTCATGAACAAGGTGATCGGCATCATCGAAGAGAACATTACCGACGACAACTTCGGAGTGGAACGTATGGCGGAAATATTATGCATGAGCCGTTCAAGCCTGCTGCGCAAGATCAAAACACTGTTCAACTTATCCCCTGTCGACTTCATCCGCCTTATCAAATTGAAAAAAGCGGCCGAGCTGATACAGGAAGGAAAGCACCGGATCGGTGATATCTGCTATCTGGTAGGTATCAACTCATCTTCTTATTTCAGTAAAATCTTCCTCAAACAATTCGGAATGACCCCGAAAGATTTTGAGAAACAATGTCAGAATGGGGCACAAATCATACTGACTACAAAAAAGGAGGAAGGAAAAACACTTTAA
- a CDS encoding glycoside hydrolase family 95 protein, which yields MEHRKRKWLAQVAAGFCLVTLTVSCTQGETKTGDEFRLWYDRPANEWMESLPVGNGRLGAMVYGGVDEEKLALNESTLWGGEYDETQQRPFGREKLDHLRKLVFEGKLAEANDIAGREMNGTSRSFGTHLPMGDLKIRFIYEDSHPVTDYCRELDLQDAVCRTTYRRGDVTYSSQCIASNPDEVIVWNVTASRPEALNMDISLALLRNAEIHTEGNDLVYTGDARFPLQGEGGVKFEGRVTVKAKDGVVEPADTLLRIRKATEVTLLTDIRTDFRNTTFAGYDYSEKCRTTLAEAGKHSFKELLKRHVADYAPLFARVNLSLGTVDNKDIPTDERWRQLRAGGTDPALSALFFQYARYLLIASSRPDSPLPVALQGFFNDNLACYMGWTNDYHLDINTEQNYWIANVGNLAECNLPLFDYIRDLSVHGSKTARDLYGCQGWTAHTTANPWGYTAVSTSIAWGLFPTASSWMASHLWTQYEYTLDRDYLAKTAYPLLKGNARFLLDYMVEDPSTGYLLTGPSISPENSFRFEGRELGASMMPTVDRVLAQEIFNACLRSTEILDTDPLLADSLRQALKKLPPLRIGANGGVQEWMEDYEEAHPNHRHTSHLLSLYPFSQITPEETPELATAARRTIELRLATPDWEDTEWSRANMICMYARLRDAEAANASVHQLLTELTRENLLSISPAGIAGAPYDIFIFDGNAAGAAGIAEMLLQSHDDCIRLLPALPIEWKEGSYKGLCARGGLVVDACWKEGRLESGLLRATVPADFRLQLVDGGRYTLRINGEVQTIRPDVSNCFRLSLKKGDVVEIAGSNDNK from the coding sequence ATGGAACACAGAAAAAGAAAATGGCTGGCTCAGGTAGCAGCCGGGTTTTGTCTGGTTACGCTTACCGTGTCATGTACGCAGGGCGAAACGAAGACAGGAGATGAATTTAGGTTATGGTACGACCGTCCCGCCAATGAATGGATGGAATCTTTGCCCGTAGGCAATGGCCGACTGGGAGCAATGGTGTATGGGGGAGTCGATGAGGAGAAGTTGGCGTTGAATGAGTCTACCCTTTGGGGAGGAGAATATGACGAGACGCAGCAACGGCCTTTCGGCCGTGAGAAACTGGATCATCTCCGGAAACTTGTTTTTGAAGGTAAACTGGCAGAAGCCAATGACATAGCAGGCAGGGAGATGAACGGAACCTCCCGTTCGTTCGGAACGCATCTGCCAATGGGTGACTTGAAAATACGTTTTATCTATGAGGATAGCCATCCTGTGACTGATTACTGTAGGGAACTGGACTTACAGGATGCTGTTTGTCGCACTACATACCGTCGCGGGGATGTGACCTATTCTAGTCAGTGTATTGCCTCTAACCCTGACGAGGTTATTGTCTGGAATGTTACAGCCAGCCGGCCGGAAGCGTTGAATATGGATATCAGTCTTGCTCTACTTCGGAACGCAGAAATACATACCGAAGGGAATGACCTTGTTTATACCGGTGATGCGCGCTTTCCATTGCAGGGTGAAGGGGGCGTTAAATTTGAAGGTCGTGTCACAGTAAAAGCTAAGGACGGTGTGGTAGAACCTGCCGATACATTGCTTCGTATCCGCAAAGCTACGGAAGTTACGTTACTGACGGATATTCGTACCGACTTCCGCAATACGACTTTTGCCGGATATGACTATTCGGAGAAATGCCGTACTACGCTTGCCGAAGCGGGAAAACACTCTTTTAAAGAGTTGCTGAAGCGTCATGTCGCTGATTATGCACCGCTTTTTGCCCGTGTAAACCTTTCACTGGGGACGGTAGACAACAAAGATATTCCCACGGATGAACGTTGGAGACAGTTGCGTGCCGGAGGCACTGATCCTGCACTCTCTGCTTTATTCTTCCAATATGCCCGTTATCTGCTTATTGCTTCTTCACGACCGGACTCTCCGTTGCCGGTTGCATTGCAAGGTTTCTTCAATGACAACCTGGCATGCTACATGGGATGGACAAATGATTATCACCTCGATATCAATACCGAGCAGAATTACTGGATAGCGAATGTTGGTAATCTGGCAGAATGCAATTTGCCACTGTTCGATTATATCCGTGACCTTTCGGTTCATGGCTCGAAGACTGCTCGTGATCTTTACGGTTGTCAGGGATGGACGGCACATACCACGGCTAATCCGTGGGGATATACTGCTGTCTCGACAAGTATCGCATGGGGACTTTTCCCGACGGCTTCCTCTTGGATGGCTTCGCATCTTTGGACACAATACGAATATACACTCGACCGTGATTATTTGGCTAAGACGGCTTATCCGCTGTTGAAGGGAAATGCCCGTTTTCTACTCGATTATATGGTGGAAGATCCTTCCACTGGTTATCTGCTTACGGGCCCCAGTATTTCTCCCGAGAATTCATTTCGCTTCGAAGGGCGTGAGTTGGGTGCTTCGATGATGCCTACCGTAGACCGTGTACTGGCTCAGGAGATATTCAATGCCTGTTTACGTTCTACTGAAATTCTTGATACTGATCCCCTCTTAGCAGACAGTTTGCGCCAAGCATTGAAGAAGCTTCCTCCTTTACGTATAGGGGCTAATGGAGGTGTCCAGGAATGGATGGAAGATTATGAAGAGGCTCATCCGAACCATCGCCATACCTCCCATTTGCTTTCACTCTATCCGTTCTCTCAGATTACTCCTGAAGAGACTCCTGAATTGGCAACTGCTGCCCGGCGTACGATTGAACTTCGTCTGGCAACTCCTGATTGGGAAGATACGGAATGGAGCCGTGCCAATATGATTTGCATGTATGCTCGTCTGCGTGATGCAGAAGCTGCGAATGCCAGTGTACACCAGTTGCTTACTGAACTGACGCGTGAAAATCTTCTAAGTATTTCCCCTGCCGGTATTGCCGGGGCACCTTATGATATTTTTATCTTTGACGGTAATGCTGCCGGTGCTGCGGGAATTGCAGAAATGTTGCTGCAGAGCCATGACGATTGCATTCGCTTGTTACCTGCACTGCCTATTGAGTGGAAGGAAGGTTCGTATAAGGGACTATGTGCCCGTGGTGGCCTCGTAGTAGATGCTTGTTGGAAGGAAGGACGTTTGGAAAGTGGTCTCTTACGTGCTACTGTTCCTGCAGACTTTCGCCTGCAGCTGGTAGATGGAGGACGTTATACGCTCCGTATCAACGGTGAGGTCCAAACAATACGTCCGGATGTGAGCAACTGTTTCCGTCTTTCTTTGAAGAAAGGAGATGTTGTGGAAATTGCAGGGTCGAACGATAATAAATGA
- a CDS encoding Rpn family recombination-promoting nuclease/putative transposase: MSSNLIRFDWAMKRLLRDKSNYVVLEGFLSTLLGEDLKICKFLESEGNQTDAHDKFNRVDLLAEDTKGELLIIEVQNNRELDYFHRMLYGVSKAITEYIGLGDEYSNVRKVYSVNIVYFDLGQGKDYVYHGKTVFQGMHEPEDILQLSIHQREMFVGKEAGDVFPEYYVLRVNEFDKVARTPLDEWIQFLKTGEIEKTATAKGLPEARERLRIDALDDTEKQAYYRDMEAIRYQKSVIFTGWYEGRADGLAEGRAEGKAEGKAEGLAEGLAEGLAEGKVEGLRQTAFNMKKQGLPVSVISQCTGLTEEEIANL, encoded by the coding sequence ATGAGTTCAAATTTGATACGTTTTGACTGGGCGATGAAACGCCTGCTGCGCGATAAGAGCAATTATGTCGTGCTGGAAGGATTCCTTTCTACCTTATTGGGAGAGGACTTGAAAATATGTAAATTCCTTGAAAGTGAAGGTAACCAGACGGATGCACATGATAAGTTCAACCGCGTAGACCTACTGGCAGAAGACACGAAAGGTGAGTTGCTTATCATCGAAGTACAGAACAATCGTGAATTGGATTATTTCCACCGCATGCTATATGGAGTTTCGAAAGCGATCACCGAGTACATAGGGCTTGGAGATGAATATAGCAATGTACGCAAAGTATATTCTGTCAACATAGTCTATTTTGACCTCGGGCAAGGCAAAGATTACGTTTACCATGGGAAAACAGTATTCCAAGGGATGCACGAACCGGAAGACATATTACAGTTATCCATTCACCAACGGGAGATGTTCGTGGGCAAAGAAGCCGGAGACGTTTTTCCGGAATACTACGTACTGCGTGTCAATGAGTTCGACAAAGTAGCCCGTACTCCGCTGGACGAATGGATACAGTTCCTAAAAACGGGGGAAATAGAAAAGACTGCAACAGCCAAAGGATTGCCCGAAGCCCGAGAACGGTTGCGGATAGATGCATTGGATGATACGGAGAAACAAGCTTATTACAGAGATATGGAAGCGATACGTTATCAAAAAAGCGTTATTTTTACCGGATGGTATGAAGGTCGGGCAGATGGCTTGGCAGAAGGAAGAGCAGAAGGGAAAGCGGAAGGGAAAGCCGAAGGACTCGCTGAAGGACTCGCTGAAGGACTCGCTGAAGGAAAGGTAGAAGGACTTCGCCAAACCGCCTTCAACATGAAAAAACAAGGACTTCCGGTCTCTGTCATTAGCCAATGTACTGGACTGACGGAAGAAGAAATAGCAAACCTGTAA
- a CDS encoding T9SS type A sorting domain-containing protein, whose product MRKNFLKRNLCCLISSLCLTAHTAVAGDLDISYGKWQITFDESSKTVTYVYQDLTLLKKVFVQAVNANGEELKSNDYPNATLKKESISDVFGDGEKYTYIYSGLSGKESLEQVFYFYPSQDYLLTEAFLVSDQQSSCNWIAPIMTKTSSTFLPAEGDNRLLYVPFDNDSFRGYSANPWGISSTSCEVTAIYDVISRQGLCLGSIEHDNWKTGINYGSSSTNRLRSLEVFGGLVDANTNDVRPEKGPAIYHHGSLKGKRIKSPKILVGYFNDWRKGLETIGEATALVTPPLSWQKGTIFAWQSWGGMAEKVNYEGAIDVSDYFKSTLQPQNFHNENGKVYMVLDSYWDNFSEQQLKDFVKHCEANGQIPGIYWTPFSFWGSATDDWDVEGTNGKYKYSDIIITAGGERRKIESYALDPTHPGTLARIDYQVKRFKDWGFKYVKIDFINNGTLEADKFYNPDITTGIQAYNYGMQYFVDACGEDMFIDLSIAPIFPSQYGHARRISCDAWGTIDNSQYMLNSLTFGWWLDRVYPYNDPDHLVFKDCSEGANRIRLTTGAMTGTMLLGDNFSLKGSFPGTQTLRTQAEKVATNADINAVAQLGRSFSPVEGNMSVNFSHFDNNYGVDKIYMLDTKNAFYLVVFNYDTSKTATETVSLSRLGLNEADVKHITELWTGESINLDDGNLKCTVPAGDVRLYRLEKEGWSTGIVTETDSGTDSFNMFISNGSLVMQAPKPVYSASVYSIDGRLHTTQVFSGSQHEETLDINALPEGFYILKATLTSKQTISKKFVK is encoded by the coding sequence ATGAGAAAGAACTTTTTAAAAAGAAATCTATGTTGCCTTATCAGCAGTTTGTGCCTCACGGCACATACTGCCGTTGCAGGCGATCTCGACATCAGTTACGGAAAGTGGCAAATCACATTTGACGAAAGCAGCAAGACCGTGACTTATGTTTATCAGGATCTGACTCTCCTGAAAAAAGTCTTCGTACAGGCAGTCAATGCCAACGGAGAAGAACTGAAAAGTAACGATTATCCCAACGCTACCCTCAAAAAGGAAAGTATATCCGATGTTTTCGGTGACGGAGAAAAATATACTTATATCTATTCCGGTCTTTCTGGAAAAGAATCACTAGAACAGGTTTTCTACTTTTATCCATCACAGGATTACTTGCTGACAGAAGCTTTTCTGGTATCCGACCAACAGAGCAGCTGCAACTGGATTGCTCCTATCATGACCAAGACCAGCAGTACTTTCCTTCCCGCTGAAGGAGATAATCGGCTACTTTACGTGCCATTCGACAATGACAGCTTCCGTGGTTATTCTGCCAATCCTTGGGGAATCAGTTCCACCTCTTGCGAAGTAACTGCCATTTACGATGTCATCAGCCGCCAAGGGTTGTGCTTAGGTTCTATAGAACATGATAACTGGAAAACAGGTATCAATTACGGCAGTTCAAGCACCAACCGCTTAAGAAGCCTTGAAGTGTTCGGTGGATTGGTAGATGCCAACACAAACGACGTTCGTCCGGAAAAAGGTCCCGCCATCTATCATCACGGAAGTCTGAAAGGGAAACGCATCAAATCTCCTAAAATCCTTGTAGGTTACTTCAACGATTGGCGCAAAGGTCTTGAAACAATCGGTGAAGCAACGGCTCTTGTCACTCCTCCGCTGTCCTGGCAGAAAGGTACCATCTTTGCATGGCAGAGCTGGGGCGGTATGGCTGAGAAAGTGAACTATGAAGGTGCCATCGATGTATCCGATTATTTCAAATCCACACTTCAACCACAGAACTTCCACAATGAAAATGGAAAAGTATACATGGTACTCGATTCTTACTGGGACAACTTTAGCGAACAGCAACTGAAAGACTTCGTAAAACATTGCGAAGCTAACGGGCAGATTCCGGGTATCTACTGGACACCATTCTCCTTCTGGGGAAGTGCAACGGACGATTGGGACGTGGAAGGTACCAACGGAAAATACAAATACAGTGACATCATCATCACCGCCGGAGGAGAACGCCGTAAGATCGAATCGTACGCACTCGACCCGACACATCCGGGTACACTGGCACGCATAGACTATCAGGTGAAACGTTTTAAAGACTGGGGATTCAAGTACGTAAAGATCGACTTCATCAACAACGGTACGTTGGAAGCCGACAAGTTCTACAATCCCGATATCACAACCGGTATACAAGCGTATAACTATGGTATGCAATATTTTGTAGATGCTTGTGGGGAAGATATGTTCATCGACCTTTCCATCGCTCCCATTTTCCCGTCACAATACGGACACGCTCGACGCATCTCTTGTGATGCATGGGGTACCATTGACAATAGCCAGTATATGCTCAACAGCCTGACATTCGGCTGGTGGTTAGATCGTGTATATCCCTACAACGACCCTGATCATCTAGTATTCAAAGACTGCTCGGAAGGAGCCAACCGAATCCGCCTGACTACAGGAGCTATGACCGGTACGATGTTATTAGGTGACAACTTCAGCCTGAAAGGATCATTCCCCGGTACGCAAACCTTGCGTACACAGGCAGAAAAAGTAGCGACTAATGCCGACATCAATGCTGTGGCACAATTAGGACGTTCATTCAGTCCGGTTGAAGGAAACATGTCTGTCAACTTCAGTCACTTCGACAACAATTACGGTGTAGACAAGATCTACATGCTCGATACCAAAAATGCTTTCTATCTGGTAGTATTCAATTATGACACATCGAAAACAGCAACCGAAACCGTTAGTTTGTCACGCCTGGGACTAAACGAAGCCGATGTGAAACACATCACAGAGTTATGGACAGGCGAAAGTATAAACTTGGACGATGGAAACCTGAAGTGTACAGTCCCTGCAGGAGATGTCCGATTATATAGATTGGAAAAAGAGGGTTGGTCGACCGGAATCGTTACTGAAACGGACTCCGGTACGGATTCTTTTAATATGTTTATTAGTAATGGGAGCTTGGTTATGCAGGCTCCCAAACCTGTTTACAGTGCATCCGTTTATTCCATTGACGGACGCTTGCATACCACCCAGGTCTTCAGCGGTTCTCAGCATGAAGAGACCTTGGACATCAACGCGCTACCTGAAGGGTTCTATATCCTGAAAGCAACGCTGACTTCGAAACAGACAATAAGCAAGAAATTTGTGAAATAA